In one Palaemon carinicauda isolate YSFRI2023 chromosome 25, ASM3689809v2, whole genome shotgun sequence genomic region, the following are encoded:
- the LOC137618945 gene encoding putative uncharacterized protein DDB_G0290521: MHTRNTSTIILTPTNTSTLSPTITIHTHLHKQTHPTSTSTPTSNTHFHTHIYNHTHTHTHKTSTPTPINAPTSNPTHTSTSTPTKTSTPTPTNTPTTQSHSHIHIHTHKISTPTPTNTSTPTPTHELCE; this comes from the coding sequence ATGCACACCCGAAACACATCCACAATCATTctcacacccacaaacacatccacactctCACCCACAATCAcaatacatacacacctacacaaacaaacacatccaACTTCCACTTCCACACCCACATCCAATACCCACTTCCACACCCACATCTAcaaccacacccacacccacacccacaaaacATCCACACCTACACCAATAAACGCACCCACATCCAATCCCACTCACACATCCACATCCACACCCACAAAAACATCCACACCTACACCAACAAACACACCCACAACCCAATCCCACTCACACATCCACATCCACACCCACAAAATATCTACACctacacccacaaacacatccacacccacacccacacacgaGCTTTGTGAATAA